A window of Pirellula sp. SH-Sr6A contains these coding sequences:
- a CDS encoding adenylate kinase codes for MRLVFIGPPGAGKGTQCKRLVELLNIPHLSTGEMLRAVKKQETALSRWVASYIDAGRLAPDHVVMRIVAQKLQSEECVNGALFDGFPRTLIQAQLLDDYLADQGLKLDMALELKVEEEELIQRLLKRAQIDGRVDDNYDTIRERLHVFHTQTAPLTEYYAKQGKLEVVNGMQSADQVFEDIKACVERHR; via the coding sequence GTGCGATTGGTTTTTATCGGCCCTCCCGGCGCAGGGAAGGGAACGCAATGCAAGCGGTTGGTCGAACTGCTAAACATTCCCCACCTATCGACCGGCGAAATGCTGCGAGCGGTCAAGAAGCAGGAGACCGCCCTTTCCCGTTGGGTCGCTTCCTACATCGATGCGGGGCGCTTGGCCCCCGATCACGTCGTGATGCGCATTGTCGCGCAGAAGCTTCAAAGTGAAGAGTGCGTCAACGGTGCGTTATTCGACGGCTTCCCTCGTACGCTCATCCAGGCTCAGTTGCTGGATGACTATTTAGCTGACCAAGGCCTCAAGCTGGATATGGCCTTGGAGTTAAAGGTAGAGGAAGAGGAGTTGATTCAGCGATTGCTGAAGCGGGCACAGATCGATGGTCGCGTCGACGACAATTACGATACGATCCGCGAGAGACTCCACGTGTTTCATACGCAAACCGCGCCGCTCACCGAGTATTACGCCAAGCAGGGCAAGCTCGAGGTGGTAAACGGGATGCAATCAGCGGATCAAGTGTTTGAAGACATCAAAGCCTGCGTAGAGCGACATCGCTAA
- a CDS encoding aldo/keto reductase, protein MSRTPPSVGYGFWKVEKDRAAALTVQAIEMGYRHLDCASDYGNEAEVGQGIEKALSQRLCVRDALWVTSKLWNTNHRAEHVLPALKRSLSDLRVDYLDLYLIHFPISLKYVPESTRYPAGWFWDPEAQPPRMEYDPVPIRETWQAMEELVDQGLVKQIGVSNFSVALIRDLLAQCSIRPSVLQVEAHPYLVQAKLLRYCQQESIAMTAFSPLGAPSYIPLGMATKGDSVLEHPVVVGIAKSHGKSPAQVVLRWGVQRGTSVIPKSSNPDRLRENLDVDGFVLSQEEMGRIDALDRHQRFNDPGVFCEQAFNTFFPIYE, encoded by the coding sequence ATGAGTCGTACCCCTCCGTCTGTTGGTTACGGTTTCTGGAAGGTCGAGAAAGATCGAGCGGCGGCACTGACCGTGCAGGCGATCGAAATGGGCTATCGCCATTTGGACTGCGCCTCCGACTACGGAAATGAAGCGGAGGTTGGGCAAGGGATCGAGAAGGCATTGTCGCAAAGACTATGCGTTCGCGATGCATTATGGGTCACCAGCAAGCTTTGGAATACGAATCATCGCGCCGAGCATGTTCTGCCGGCACTGAAGCGTTCGTTATCGGATCTACGCGTCGACTATTTGGATCTATATCTCATCCATTTCCCGATCTCGCTGAAATACGTACCGGAGAGCACTCGTTACCCAGCCGGATGGTTCTGGGATCCTGAGGCGCAGCCTCCGCGAATGGAATACGACCCGGTACCGATCCGCGAAACCTGGCAAGCAATGGAGGAGTTGGTTGATCAGGGGTTGGTCAAGCAGATTGGAGTGAGCAACTTTAGCGTCGCTTTGATTCGCGATCTCTTGGCTCAATGCAGCATTCGGCCGTCGGTTCTTCAAGTTGAAGCGCATCCCTATTTGGTGCAAGCCAAACTGCTGCGTTACTGTCAGCAGGAATCGATCGCGATGACAGCCTTCTCGCCGTTAGGGGCTCCTTCCTATATTCCTTTAGGGATGGCGACGAAAGGTGATTCGGTTCTTGAGCATCCTGTGGTCGTAGGGATTGCCAAGTCGCATGGCAAGTCGCCGGCTCAAGTCGTATTACGGTGGGGTGTGCAGCGGGGGACGTCCGTGATTCCGAAGTCGAGCAATCCTGATCGATTGCGAGAGAACTTGGATGTGGATGGTTTCGTGTTAAGCCAGGAGGAGATGGGACGCATTGATGCGTTGGATCGCCATCAGCGCTTC